One Ovis aries strain OAR_USU_Benz2616 breed Rambouillet chromosome 24, ARS-UI_Ramb_v3.0, whole genome shotgun sequence genomic window, TTACAAACACATCAGCTATTCCTATACAACCTTTATGATCTTCTATATCCGTTTACCATCCCAACTATCGTTCCTCTAAGGCTTTTcttgaaaggataaaaaaaatccactttaatATCACCCTACCGACTCGAtaaacatgagtctgagtaaactccaggagttggtgatggacagggaggcctggcgtgttgtgattcatgaggttgcaaagagtcggacacgactgagcaactgaactgaactgaaagtaacaTTATCCATGAAGTCATAGGTCTAATATGCTAGTTACACTTTCATTAATACAAGGTTCATAGAACAGCCACAGCAGATGACAAAAACTTCAGTTCTCTTTAAAACAATATCTCTGGTATTGAAGAGGTGAATATGTTCACAAATCAAGGAACAGTGATCCACTTTAACAACCCTAAAGTTCAGGCATCTCTGGCAGCAAACACTTTCACCATTACGCTGAGACAAAGCAACTGACAGAAATGCTCCCCAGCATCTTAAACCAGCTTGGTGCCGACAGTCTCACCAGTTTAAGGAGACTGGCTGAAGCTCTGCCCAAACAATCTGTGGATGGAAAAGCACCACTTGCCACTGGAGAGGAGGATGATGATGAAGTTCCAGATCTTGTGGAGAATTTTGATGAGGCTTCCAAGAATGAAGCAAACTGAATTGAGTTAACTTCTGAAGAAGATAAATCTTGAAGAAGTTACTGGGAGCTGCTATTTTATATtatgactgctttttaaaattttgtttatggaTCTGATAAAATCTAGATCTCTAATATTTTTAAGCCTAAGCCCCTGGACACTGCAGctcttttcagtttttgcttatatacaatttattctttgcagctaatGAAGCTGAAGAAGCCTAAGAATAAAGTTtgagacaaagataaataaaattctttgcctagtatatggttttattttttatttcattgataccAATTTGTACACAGAAGGCAAAATTGTTTATAGAAAGCTAATCATGGCATGTAATATGACTGATAATCATGAATGGAAtctgattaaagatttaaaatgacagtataaaaaaaaaataggataaaAAGTATTCATCAGGCAAAAATCATCTCATGTATTAAAAAATACCCCTTTGTACACTCATTTCAGCAGCACATACACTAACAATGTAACCAAAGCCACACTTTGGGGAACAGTGATTTAGTACCAAATCCTTCATTGCAGCTAAGAAAACAGGCTCATAGAGGGGgtgtaacttgcccaaggacacacagaacTGGTGCCAGACTCTAGACTAGAACTTAGTCCAGTGGTGGTCTACTAAAGTAGAATCTACAGATGGGTAAGATACAGGGAGAATTAGTCCTTGGGGACTTCCCCAAGAAGTGAACTTCAAGGAGTTGCTAAGCCCTTTGACAGCAGATCcaggtttttcattttctctgagaaGCAATACACAAAACATGGTATTTGCCAGTGGACTCTCAAAGAGTGTCTCAATGGGCTGAAATAAATCTGTTGCTTCCTTCCTGAACTCTCATGTGGTTTTCCCAAACTCACTGAATCTCAAGGCATGCTGCCAATGATAAAAATGTCTCCTGGATCAGTTTCCCACTTTTGGATCCAACAATATCCTAGCCACTGATCTCCTGTCCCCATTGCTAGATTCATGCATGCTCTATATGGTTTCAGGAGGAAGATTTTCCATCTCTGGGTTTTAGGCTAGCTTTGGAAACAAGCTGGAAGTTTCCATTACAGAGTTACTCCAGTATTTCCCAGATACCCAGACCAGGTTTTATTTTCAAGTGATAGATAACGTGTGTCTACTACGTGCCCAGCAATGTTTTATACACTGTCCCATACTTCCCATATAAGAGAAGGCAAAATAGTATAGTTCCTGGCCTGTTGGAAGCTGCCAATGCATGTAAGTTTCACTGTACATGCAAGCAATTAATAATAACTACCATTATTAAATGTTTAtctatatgccaggcattgtgccaTGTCCTGCAAATGTCTTATTGACTCCTCACAACTATTTACTGTGATTGTTTTCACTTAATACATGAAGAAAACAAGGCTTAGAGATGCTAAGTGGCTCATCCAAGGTCAAGTGACAAGTACATGGTAAAGTTCAGATGCAAACCCAGACTCTACACACACATAGTGCATACTACCTGTGCACTATGTACATTTGAAACTTTAAATTCACAGTGAAAGGAAATATGATTTCTGTGTATCTAATTTCCTAAAAGTGAGCTTCCTTATTGCATTAGGGAatgcatatataaaattaaaacatatatataacacattCTGAGTGCCATTTCATACTGATTGAGGGAAGACTTTGCTCCTTGTAATCTGAAACTATGCAATTTGTACTCTCTTGACCAAAAAAACACAAGTCATCAAATTAAAACTAAATGCATATTGTTACTTATCACCAAAATCAACTTTCGGTAACCTtactcctggtggctcagtggtaaagaatttgcctgccaatgcaaggagatgggattcaatccctgggtgtcgaagatcccctcaaggaggaagtagcaacccactccaatattcttggctggagaattccatggagagaggagactgggttGTAGTCCacaagatcacaaagagttgcaaagagttggacaggactgagcgattgagcacacTCGCAACCTTATTCCTACTTTTGGGATATAACTGGAGTACTAATGTGGTATAATAAAAAACATTTGGTCTTTGTCCCCAGTTACTACTTTGTCCCCAGATAGACTTCTTGTTATTCATTAAGGAGCAGGGTTTGGACCACACCTGAGTTTTTTTTTGATAGTTTGAAGAGAAGCTACCTTTGTCAGAAAGCCCAGGCAAATGACTAGAACTTTCAGTCCCACCTTTAGCCCTTAAGGAAGGGAAGGGTGGCTGAAGTTTCATCAACAAAGGTCAATACTTTAATAAATTATGCCTACATAAAGGAACCACAACTGAAACTGAAACAAGGCTAGGGGAGcttccgtatagtcaaagctatggtttttccagtagtcatatatggatgtgagagttggaccataaagaaagctgagcgccaaagaattgatgcctttgaactgtggtcttagagaagactcttgacaatcccttggactgcaaggagatcaaaccagtcaatcctaaaggaaatcagtgctaaatattcattgaaaggatagatgctgaagctccaatactctggccacctgatgcaaaggtctgactcactggaaaagactgtgatgctgggaaagattgaaggcaggaggagacagggatgacagggaataagatggttggatggcatcaccagcacgatggacatgagtttgagcaagctccaggagttgctgatggacagggaagcctggtatgctgcagtccatggtgttgcaaagagtaggacatgactgagtaactgaactgaactgaggggagcTTATGGCTTCCAGatggcacgagtggtaaagaacctgcttgtcaatACAGGTAGACGTaagggatgcgggtttgatccgtgggttgtgaagatttcctggagaaggacatggcaacccactccagtattcttgcctagagaatcccatggacagaggacagaggaccctgacaggctagtccttagggttgcaaagagtgagacatgactgaagcaacttagcacacaggggAGCTTCAGAATTGGTGAATACACTGATGTGCTGGGAGGCTGGCATGCTCAGAGGGGACATGGAAGCTCTATGCCCCTAATTCAAATCTTGCCCTATTCAGGTCTTCCACTTGGCTGTTTCTGAGTTGTAGCCTTTATAATGAAACTGAATTCATAAATATCATGTTTTACCAGCTAAATGAGTCATATGTTCTAGCAAATCATCCATAGTGGGGGAGGGTGGTCATGGGAACCCCTAAATTTGAGGTCTGCCAGGCAAAAGTGCAAGGAGGAATTTGAGACAACCTGATACTTGCGGCTGGCACTTGAAGTGGGGCAGTCTCCTGAGACTGAGTCACTAACCTGTGGGATCTGCACAAACTCCAGGCAGTTTGTGTCAGAAGTGAATTGTTGGATTCTCAGTAATGTGAGAGAATTGTTGAAGGGACAGCATAATTAACCTCAGGAGAAGAGGTCCATATGACAACCAACTTAACtgatatttatttaattgaagccACCTCCCTTGATCTAATCATTAAATCTGTAGCTGTCACCAATTCAGAACAGTACTTGCCATTTTCAGCACTAGAAGAAAATCTGGCCTTATGTCAGATTCACAAGTACCTGGtagaataaaatttcttttaaaagactaACGATTTAATGTGACCTGCTAAAGACACCACGTAATGTTACAGAAATATGAAgtcaaaatatgttttctttaattattttagttGTTGTTTAACTCACATTTAGTCCCCAAGAGAGAATCATGAATTATCTCAATAGTTTACATCTAACCGTTCCCTTTGGATAACAGACAGTGTTAAAATGACAATCACCACCACACAGTATTATGTACTTAACTCAAACTCTAATGGACCCAGGAACAATACGTTCCCCAATACGTTTGCCAACTTCTTATTTGtcaaaaacaaaagtcaaaagaGAGATCATCATGACCAACTAGTCAATCTTGAAGACCAATCTGGTCAAACCAGACACTGCATCAATGCACTCATCCCTTCCCATCAGGAACAAACACACTTTTCAATCAGGGGAGAGAGTACTATCGTCAGAGACCTGGTCAGGGGCACTGGATTACCCAACTCCAAAGGTCCCCATTCCCCTCCTTGTAAATGGTGTTGTCCAGCATTGGGCAACCTTATGGGcctgttccttcctgacccacTTTTCTCCTATCAAGTGCCACTGTTAGCAATTTCCATCTTTTCCCAGCTGGACAACCAATGGAATTTCTCTTCACCCTGTGCACATGGCCCACAATATCATCACTGCCACCACTCTGCACTCCCAAAGGCCTGCTTCCTGAAATGTTCTCCTCCCAAGCAACTGAACCCACATATCGAAATGCCTCTGGAAAGGTCTTcagacttttctctttcatataatGTTAGTAAACCCCCAAACAAAATTCTCCTACCATTGACATCAGCTATAACCAATTGTTTTGAGTAAATGACTGGACAAGTGACTAGTTACttcaaagaaaaactaatttACTAGGAGAAAAGGAATCACAGAAACATCCTTTAAAATGAACACATCACTCCTTACTTTTGAACTGTACTCACttagaataaagaaaacatcACCACTCTGAGAATCTGGAACTTGTAGCATGTCTATAATCTTGCCACCCAGAATACATGCTGCTAGAGTCCCAGCACCCTCTTTGGAGTGGTATTCCTTGCCTTCCCTTCCTGTTTAAAGGCAGCCACTAGGTAGTCATCaagtatatataaagtaaatgttTAATTGGAAACAaatttgtttcagatttttttttaagaacaaagcaATTGTAGATATTTTCACAGAGCCATTCTAAAAATGTTTTGTCCACGGATATACCTGGATTTTCCTGTTCATATTCCAAGGCAGGTCACTGGAAATGGGAATATGCAGGTCAGCATTTTGCATAGGCATTCTGGACAGCATATAGAAGAGACGAAACACCAAGGATTCAATTAAACTCAAACAAACTGTATTGAGTGCCTACAAGGATATATTTAAGGCAGtgtaaatgagaaaacaaaattagtGCAGAGAAGTCCTATACCTGCCAGTACCTTCTCTGTAACTTTAAGCAAGTTTACTAACCTTTATAGATTCCCATTTACCTTCTGCTTTTTGATCTGTTTTCAGCCTCAAAACATTCTGATCGACTGAAATCTTATGGGGAAACCCAATGTAACAGCAACTTTAGCAGAGTCAAACATGGGTGTGGTGGTGGGGAGCAGGAGCAGTGAAATGGAAGCTAGACACCAAGATGATGGGGTTTTCCATGTCTACCATGGATATACTGCAGAAATGACCCCTGAGAAGGCTCTATATAGCCCAGTTTGAAAAATTATCATGCCAGATATTCTAAGATTCTTTGAGGGTCTTCTTCCTGCTTATTCTTAGCTGGACAAAGAATTAAATGCATTCAATATAGTAAATGCTATGACTTGAGTCTTGTTCAGAATCAAAGTTATAGGTCACATATCAACTCACTTTTAGGCAAACATTGCAGAATCCAAATACTTCATCAACCAAAAAGAGCTAAAAGCTATAACCAAACTCTGAGATCTTGATATGGTGGAAGTGATCTACTTTTAAAACAACGAGAGCAAGTTTCTCCAAAACACTGTATCCTAGACTGACCAGCAGAGATTAAGGCAAAAATGACAAGTCCTATACTATGCAGTGTTGCTACCCAAGATCCTTGGTCAGTCATCATATCTGGTCTGGATTTTCAGGCCTTGGTGACAGAATCATTTTCAGTTCCCAGGTCCTGAGGCTGAATCCTCCAGCAGAGCAGGGAGAACAGGAACAAGGATTATGCATTGCAGCAGTATGCAACCTAAGCTTCCATGATGCAATCCAGCCCAAAACCCAACAACACACTTCGGTCAAAGGACACTGCTGAGCAAGGACAAGCCCTCAGGAAGTCAGGAGTCATCAACATGATGCCTACTTTTTTCATATAATCAGGCTGGTATCAGGGCACTCACTGACCATAATGATTTATTTTGGTACAAGGGCTAT contains:
- the LOC101107031 gene encoding LOW QUALITY PROTEIN: transcription factor BTF3 (The sequence of the model RefSeq protein was modified relative to this genomic sequence to represent the inferred CDS: inserted 1 base in 1 codon), with product MFTNQGTVIHFNNPKVQASLAANTFTITXETKQLTEMLPSILNQLGADSLTSLRRLAEALPKQSVDGKAPLATGEEDDDEVPDLVENFDEASKNEAN